One genomic segment of Borrelia coriaceae includes these proteins:
- the crr gene encoding PTS glucose transporter subunit IIA: protein MGFLGFFKKSATLDLIAPVSGKVISIDKVPDEAFAEKIVGDGVAIMPTGSELVAPCDGNIGKIFKTNHAFSLETKEGVEIFVHFGINTLNLNGKGFTRVAEEGMSVKQGDVIIRLDLEYLKSHAESVVTPVVIANSDEVSSIDYVFGKFDDGSEYVLSSTTTLTEDVKAKISQTKPVEAGKDLILRVKK from the coding sequence ATGGGGTTTTTGGGATTTTTTAAGAAGTCCGCTACTTTGGATTTGATAGCACCTGTTAGTGGAAAGGTTATTTCAATTGATAAGGTGCCAGATGAAGCTTTTGCTGAGAAAATAGTTGGTGATGGAGTTGCAATTATGCCTACTGGGAGTGAGTTGGTTGCGCCTTGTGATGGAAATATTGGCAAAATTTTCAAAACTAACCATGCCTTTAGTCTTGAAACTAAAGAAGGTGTGGAAATTTTTGTGCATTTTGGTATTAATACTCTTAATTTGAATGGTAAGGGATTTACAAGGGTTGCTGAGGAGGGCATGAGCGTAAAACAGGGGGATGTTATTATTAGACTTGATCTTGAATATTTAAAGTCCCATGCAGAATCAGTAGTTACACCTGTTGTTATTGCAAATTCTGATGAAGTTTCAAGTATTGATTATGTGTTTGGAAAGTTTGATGATGGTTCTGAGTATGTTTTATCTTCTACTACTACTTTAACTGAAGATGTTAAAGCTAAGATATCTCAAACTAAACCTGTTGAGGCAGGCAAAGATTTGATTCTTAGAGTTAAGAAGTAA
- the htpG gene encoding molecular chaperone HtpG, whose translation MKKQFDTEVNDLLYLIIHSLYSHKEIFLRELISNASDAIDKLKFLNLTNEKFKDIKLDPKIEISFDEKVIKIKDNGIGMNKEDLINHLGTIAKSGTKEFINNLKKDEKNAASLIGQFGVGFYSAFIVSDKVELITKKALEDVAYVWSSDGKTGYEIDKAKKDEHGTEITLYLNEEGIEYTNKWKIQEIIKKYSNHISYPIFIKYKEPLIKDGKQEGFEEKEEKLNDTTAIWIKNKNEITDEEYNEFYKNLTFDYENPLIHIHTKAEGSIEYTNLFYIPSKAPYDLYYPNTKPGVKLFINRIFITDSSDSLLPNYLRFIKGIIDCQDLPLNVSREILQQNKILAKIKASSVKKILSELEKLSTADHSKFNEFSKEFGRCLKEGVYSDFDNRNKLISLIRFKSSHVDGLVSLKEYKERMPEGQKSIYYITGGKENILKINPIVNAYKERGYETLIMDDELDEAILNFITEYDGIKLKAINKNETSDELKDENFKHMEEEFKDILLKVKEILKNDVKDVLLSATLTQEPSAIIIDSADPTYQMQRIMISMGQEIKEIKPILELNPNNKIIQNLKNLDDVNLEKISIILLEEAMITSGLQSKNPSQFINIINEMLEKNI comes from the coding sequence ATGAAAAAACAATTTGATACAGAAGTTAATGATTTACTTTATTTAATCATACATTCTCTTTATTCTCATAAAGAAATATTTTTACGAGAATTAATATCAAATGCTTCTGATGCCATTGACAAACTTAAATTTTTAAACCTAACAAACGAAAAATTTAAGGATATCAAACTAGATCCAAAAATAGAAATAAGCTTTGATGAGAAAGTGATTAAAATAAAAGACAATGGAATTGGAATGAACAAAGAAGACCTGATTAATCATCTTGGTACAATTGCAAAATCAGGGACTAAAGAATTTATAAACAACTTAAAAAAAGATGAAAAGAATGCTGCAAGCTTAATTGGACAATTTGGAGTTGGATTTTATAGTGCTTTTATTGTATCAGACAAAGTTGAACTTATAACGAAAAAAGCTTTAGAAGATGTTGCCTATGTCTGGTCTAGTGACGGCAAAACAGGCTATGAAATAGACAAAGCAAAAAAAGATGAACATGGAACTGAAATAACCCTTTACCTTAATGAAGAAGGAATTGAATACACTAACAAATGGAAAATCCAAGAGATTATCAAAAAATATTCAAATCACATAAGTTACCCTATCTTCATTAAATATAAAGAACCCCTAATAAAGGATGGCAAGCAAGAAGGATTTGAGGAAAAAGAAGAAAAACTGAATGACACAACAGCAATTTGGATAAAAAATAAAAATGAAATAACAGATGAAGAATACAATGAATTTTATAAAAATTTAACCTTTGATTATGAGAACCCATTAATTCATATACATACAAAAGCCGAGGGAAGTATCGAGTATACAAACCTTTTCTACATCCCAAGCAAAGCTCCCTATGATCTCTATTATCCAAATACTAAACCTGGTGTAAAATTATTCATAAATAGAATCTTCATAACAGATTCTTCAGACAGTTTACTTCCAAATTATTTAAGATTCATAAAAGGAATCATAGATTGCCAAGATTTACCACTAAATGTAAGTAGAGAAATTTTACAGCAAAACAAAATATTGGCCAAAATAAAGGCATCTTCTGTAAAGAAAATCCTCAGTGAACTTGAAAAGTTAAGTACAGCCGATCATTCCAAGTTCAATGAATTTTCCAAAGAATTTGGAAGATGTTTAAAAGAAGGAGTTTATTCTGACTTTGATAATAGAAACAAGCTCATATCCTTAATTAGATTTAAATCCTCTCACGTAGATGGACTTGTATCCTTAAAAGAATACAAAGAAAGAATGCCTGAAGGACAAAAAAGCATATACTATATAACCGGAGGAAAAGAAAATATACTAAAAATCAATCCAATAGTAAATGCTTACAAGGAAAGAGGATATGAAACTCTTATCATGGATGATGAACTTGATGAAGCTATTTTAAACTTCATTACAGAATATGATGGGATAAAGTTAAAAGCAATAAACAAAAATGAAACAAGTGATGAACTAAAAGATGAAAATTTCAAGCACATGGAAGAAGAATTCAAAGACATCTTGCTAAAAGTAAAAGAAATACTTAAAAATGATGTCAAAGATGTATTACTATCAGCAACCCTAACACAAGAACCATCAGCAATAATAATTGACAGTGCTGATCCTACTTATCAAATGCAAAGAATTATGATATCAATGGGACAAGAAATTAAAGAAATCAAGCCTATTCTTGAACTCAATCCAAACAATAAAATAATTCAAAATTTAAAAAATCTAGATGATGTAAATTTGGAAAAAATAAGTATTATTCTTCTTGAAGAAGCAATGATAACTTCAGGCCTACAAAGTAAAAATCCAAGTCAATTTATAAACATCATAAATGAAATGTTAGAAAAAAACATATAA
- the gnd gene encoding decarboxylating NADP(+)-dependent phosphogluconate dehydrogenase, whose translation MDVGIYGLGIMGSNLALNIADSGLNVSVYNRDNDRTEAFLVNNTHKKISGFKDIETFIGSLKKPRKIILMILSSAVDEVIEEILPLVEKFDIVIDGGNSHYKDTIRREQKLSSKDIYFVGLGISGGEKGARFGPSLMYGGSKKVYGLIEPILNKIAAKTNEGDICSAYIGENGAGHYVKMIHNGIEYADMQLIVEAYFFMKRAFNLDNLKISEVFDKWGESDLSSYLIEITSKILKYKENNEYLLDKILDVANQKGTGKWVAIEALQLNVPANLIFESLFARFLSGLKHERVIASDILRMDMDAVKFDLSDWILDLYYALLVAKILAYTQGFMMLKSASVNYAWDLNLGKIALIWREGCIIKSVFLAKIKLAYDKNPHLINLLFDDYFLDIIKNHHKSLRRIVSKASEIGIPLPAFYASLSFLDSYSTSYLPANLIQAQRDFFGAHSFERIDSKRGEFFHNIWE comes from the coding sequence ATGGATGTCGGTATTTATGGATTAGGAATTATGGGCAGTAATTTAGCATTAAATATTGCTGATAGTGGTTTAAATGTTTCTGTTTATAATAGAGATAATGATAGGACAGAGGCTTTCCTTGTAAACAATACGCATAAGAAAATTAGTGGGTTTAAAGATATTGAGACTTTTATTGGAAGCTTAAAGAAACCTAGAAAAATTATTTTAATGATATTAAGCTCAGCTGTGGATGAAGTAATTGAAGAAATTTTACCTTTAGTTGAGAAATTCGATATTGTTATTGATGGTGGAAATTCTCATTATAAGGATACGATAAGAAGAGAGCAAAAATTATCTTCTAAGGATATCTATTTTGTTGGACTTGGAATTTCAGGTGGTGAGAAGGGTGCGAGATTTGGACCTTCTTTGATGTATGGTGGAAGCAAAAAGGTTTATGGATTAATTGAACCTATTTTGAATAAGATAGCTGCCAAGACAAATGAGGGAGATATTTGTTCTGCTTATATTGGTGAGAATGGAGCTGGGCATTATGTAAAGATGATTCACAATGGAATTGAGTATGCGGATATGCAACTTATTGTTGAAGCATATTTTTTTATGAAGAGAGCTTTTAATTTAGATAATTTAAAAATTTCTGAAGTATTTGACAAATGGGGAGAAAGTGATCTTTCTAGTTATTTAATAGAGATAACATCTAAAATTTTAAAATATAAAGAAAATAATGAATATTTGCTTGATAAGATTTTAGATGTTGCAAATCAAAAAGGTACTGGAAAGTGGGTTGCAATTGAGGCTTTACAGTTAAATGTGCCAGCAAATTTGATTTTTGAATCTTTATTTGCAAGATTTTTGTCAGGATTAAAGCATGAGCGTGTAATTGCTAGTGACATTTTAAGAATGGACATGGATGCTGTTAAATTTGATCTGAGTGATTGGATTTTAGATCTTTATTATGCCCTTTTGGTTGCTAAAATACTAGCTTATACTCAGGGTTTTATGATGCTTAAGAGTGCGTCTGTTAATTATGCTTGGGATTTGAATTTGGGAAAAATTGCTTTGATTTGGAGAGAGGGCTGTATAATTAAAAGTGTTTTTTTAGCTAAGATTAAATTAGCCTATGATAAAAATCCACATCTTATTAATTTGCTTTTTGATGATTACTTTTTGGATATAATAAAAAATCATCATAAGTCTTTAAGGCGCATAGTATCAAAGGCAAGTGAGATTGGGATACCTTTGCCAGCATTTTATGCAAGTCTTTCTTTTCTAGATTCTTATTCTACTAGTTATTTGCCAGCCAACTTAATTCAGGCTCAAAGAGATTTTTTTGGTGCACATAGTTTTGAGAGAATTGATTCAAAAAGAGGTGAATTTTTTCATAATATTTGGGAATAA
- a CDS encoding BAPKO_0422 family outer member beta-barrel protein, translating to MQQLVLRVILILSIWISAFSKSSYLDRKIGFGGSIGNPILNYIMSFPLIDLEIGYGGTNGINLSGNTLKSKQYDFNILVLSALDLIFTTPLMENLSIGTGIGGNIHISSHKSNLINMEIGFGLRIPIAILYDLTKQVEIGIKIAPSIEFVSNVKSTAYHYFYAGVKTNIMGGIFVKYYV from the coding sequence ATGCAACAATTAGTGCTAAGAGTAATACTAATACTAAGTATATGGATTAGTGCATTTAGCAAAAGTTCATACTTAGATAGAAAAATAGGATTTGGGGGAAGTATTGGAAATCCGATATTGAATTACATTATGTCATTCCCATTAATTGATCTTGAAATAGGCTATGGGGGAACTAATGGTATTAATTTGTCTGGGAACACACTCAAATCCAAACAATATGACTTTAATATACTCGTACTCTCAGCTTTAGATCTAATATTTACAACACCCTTAATGGAAAATTTATCTATAGGCACAGGAATTGGGGGCAATATACACATATCATCTCACAAATCAAACTTAATAAATATGGAGATAGGATTTGGACTTAGAATCCCAATAGCTATTTTGTATGATTTAACAAAACAAGTGGAAATAGGAATTAAAATAGCACCTTCAATAGAATTTGTATCAAATGTAAAATCCACTGCATATCACTACTTCTATGCAGGAGTTAAAACAAATATAATGGGTGGAATATTCGTGAAATACTATGTTTAA
- a CDS encoding BAPKO_0422 family outer member beta-barrel protein, whose translation MKKIILTLLLINYFNIWAKDLPTNKSYFGIGILGPLSNSLQLVLGKNIEMEIGIYNGLRNLFTNFNTLFASLEFIALSSNSLEKPSIINASLGVGIYGLWWISKWQNTQEAYNSTNIGLRISLTLNVPIITNNFDIFLKTGPGINIWGIGSDDPQQKWEVFAGFGMRLWLA comes from the coding sequence ATGAAAAAAATAATCTTAACCTTATTACTAATAAATTATTTTAATATTTGGGCAAAAGATTTACCCACCAATAAAAGCTATTTCGGCATTGGAATTCTAGGACCATTGTCAAACTCATTACAATTAGTATTAGGCAAAAACATCGAAATGGAAATTGGAATTTACAATGGATTAAGAAATCTATTTACAAATTTTAATACATTGTTTGCTTCTCTAGAGTTTATCGCACTATCATCAAATTCGCTAGAAAAACCTAGCATAATAAATGCTTCACTGGGAGTTGGAATTTATGGATTATGGTGGATATCCAAATGGCAAAATACCCAAGAAGCGTATAATTCAACAAATATAGGACTTAGAATATCTCTCACTCTAAATGTACCAATTATCACAAATAATTTTGACATATTTTTAAAAACAGGACCTGGTATCAACATTTGGGGAATCGGAAGTGACGATCCACAACAAAAATGGGAAGTATTTGCGGGATTTGGCATGAGACTTTGGCTTGCTTAA
- a CDS encoding BAPKO_0422 family outer member beta-barrel protein, whose protein sequence is MKKKRMFVLIFILLSISAFANSTSPARNKFGMGILLPLPIALEFNIENFDIDLGVYNGTNNLFKDWQTLFLAIDYIFYTHTFAKINNILDFAVGGGGYGTIWFSRWGNGQTNSGPMSLGARLSMILNLAIARKKFDIFLKVAPGLGLNIWSSGAGFRWEIFAGLGMRLWFT, encoded by the coding sequence ATGAAAAAAAAGAGAATGTTTGTTTTAATTTTTATACTATTATCAATATCTGCTTTTGCAAATTCAACATCACCTGCAAGAAACAAATTCGGCATGGGCATCTTACTGCCACTTCCAATTGCATTAGAATTCAATATCGAAAACTTTGATATAGACTTGGGTGTCTACAATGGAACAAATAACTTATTTAAGGATTGGCAAACTTTATTCCTTGCAATAGATTATATCTTCTACACACACACTTTTGCAAAGATAAATAATATTCTAGACTTTGCTGTTGGAGGCGGAGGCTATGGAACAATATGGTTCTCAAGATGGGGTAACGGTCAAACAAATAGTGGACCAATGAGCTTGGGAGCAAGATTATCAATGATTTTAAACCTTGCAATAGCTAGAAAAAAATTTGACATATTTTTAAAAGTAGCACCTGGTCTTGGGTTAAATATTTGGAGTAGCGGAGCTGGATTTAGATGGGAAATATTTGCTGGACTTGGTATGAGACTTTGGTTTACATAA
- a CDS encoding chemotaxis protein CheW: protein MELETDLQDTLNQYLLFSLDELYAIEIKYVVEVLEYTKISKIPRTPDYMAGIINNRGKIVPIIDIRKQFGMKERKVSDDGIKKKDDNISNIIILTLIYEGDELNIGILVDHVNEVLELSSSDIDDAPRIGTGFNARFISGIGKFDDKFIIILNVENLFDIKELSSFKNTTIDDPDCEQ from the coding sequence ATGGAATTAGAGACCGATTTACAGGATACATTAAACCAGTATCTTTTGTTCAGTTTGGATGAGCTTTATGCTATTGAAATTAAATATGTTGTTGAAGTGTTAGAGTATACTAAAATTTCAAAAATACCTAGAACTCCTGATTATATGGCAGGGATAATAAATAATAGAGGAAAAATAGTTCCAATAATTGATATTAGAAAGCAATTTGGTATGAAAGAGCGTAAAGTTAGTGACGATGGGATCAAGAAAAAGGATGATAATATTTCAAATATTATCATATTGACTTTGATATATGAAGGTGATGAATTAAATATTGGCATTTTAGTAGATCATGTTAATGAGGTTCTTGAGCTCAGTTCTTCTGATATTGATGATGCTCCAAGGATTGGTACGGGATTTAATGCTAGATTTATATCTGGCATTGGTAAATTTGATGACAAATTTATTATTATTCTTAATGTAGAAAATCTGTTTGATATTAAAGAACTCTCTAGTTTTAAGAATACTACAATAGATGATCCTGATTGTGAGCAATAG
- a CDS encoding STAS domain-containing protein yields the protein MIYNPEGELVVNNIFKVKEDLLSILRDMRKKETLVINLSNVEKIDVTFIQILYASNKYAKDKNLFIKIEYPSDEVLSSLIYGGFLNDIEDIDHLDLGLSLIEF from the coding sequence ATGATTTATAATCCAGAAGGAGAACTTGTAGTAAACAACATTTTCAAGGTTAAAGAAGATCTTTTAAGTATTCTAAGAGATATGAGAAAAAAAGAAACATTGGTCATTAATCTTTCAAATGTAGAGAAAATAGATGTTACTTTTATACAAATTTTATATGCTTCTAACAAATATGCTAAAGATAAGAACTTATTTATAAAGATAGAATATCCATCTGATGAGGTTTTAAGTTCATTGATATATGGTGGATTTTTAAATGATATTGAAGATATTGATCACTTGGATTTAGGCCTTAGTTTAATTGAATTTTAA
- a CDS encoding chemotaxis protein CheB has protein sequence MKILIIDIQGLVRQVFVRAFSKDASVEILSTGSNSLNLINVFLQKFPDLVIIDENTAKSHFGTALNNVLNNISLPVIFIAEDEIYPKYGFLESKRDKIKLIINKLNFKLTVNLFRSNYLELIKSEIKKLACNKFVASFETKRIKAPDVFVKSEVKKFESNVAGITKSYKVADVINVAPKNDPDVVLKYQGVINKNKTGKVIFVGSSTGGTEALRVFLKFFKRDSPPIVIVQHMPGGFTTSFAKSLNNELAVDVKEAEDGDILRPGLVIIANGNYHLIVKYANGNYFVNLLDGPLVSRHKPSVNVLFRSAAMYAGENAIGVMLTGMGDDGACCMLEMKRSGAYNIAQDQATSVVFGMPMEAIKVGAVDKVLPLNEISEYILRRS, from the coding sequence ATGAAGATATTGATAATTGACATTCAAGGTCTTGTAAGGCAGGTTTTTGTTAGGGCTTTTTCTAAGGATGCAAGTGTTGAGATATTAAGTACAGGTTCTAATTCTTTAAACCTTATTAATGTTTTTTTGCAAAAATTTCCTGATTTGGTTATTATTGATGAAAATACGGCTAAGTCTCATTTTGGAACTGCTCTTAATAATGTTCTTAATAATATTTCACTTCCTGTTATCTTTATAGCAGAAGATGAAATTTATCCAAAGTATGGGTTTCTTGAATCTAAGAGAGATAAGATTAAATTAATAATAAATAAGCTTAATTTTAAGCTTACAGTTAATTTATTTAGAAGTAATTATTTGGAGTTAATAAAGTCTGAGATCAAAAAACTGGCTTGTAATAAATTTGTTGCTTCTTTTGAGACTAAAAGAATAAAAGCTCCTGATGTGTTTGTTAAATCTGAGGTCAAAAAATTTGAGAGTAATGTGGCTGGTATAACGAAGAGTTATAAGGTTGCAGATGTTATTAATGTTGCTCCAAAAAATGATCCAGACGTTGTCCTTAAGTATCAAGGTGTTATTAATAAAAATAAAACCGGAAAGGTTATTTTTGTTGGTTCTTCAACCGGTGGTACTGAGGCTTTAAGAGTTTTTTTAAAATTTTTTAAGAGAGACTCTCCTCCAATTGTTATTGTTCAACATATGCCAGGAGGATTTACAACCTCTTTTGCGAAGAGTTTGAATAATGAACTTGCAGTTGATGTAAAAGAGGCTGAAGATGGAGATATTTTAAGACCTGGTCTTGTAATAATTGCCAATGGTAATTATCATTTAATTGTGAAGTATGCTAATGGGAATTATTTTGTTAATTTGTTAGATGGTCCTTTAGTTAGTAGACATAAGCCTTCTGTTAATGTTTTATTTCGTTCTGCGGCTATGTATGCTGGAGAAAATGCTATTGGAGTAATGCTTACAGGTATGGGGGATGATGGTGCATGTTGTATGCTTGAGATGAAGAGAAGTGGTGCATATAATATTGCACAAGATCAGGCAACGTCTGTGGTATTTGGTATGCCTATGGAGGCAATTAAAGTAGGTGCTGTAGATAAAGTTCTTCCTTTAAATGAAATATCGGAATATATTCTAAGGAGATCTTAA
- a CDS encoding response regulator codes for MQKRILVIDDNRAIRQSVAYILEQNGFGVAEAQDGLEGVSKFKEAVGQSDKDFDLIITDINMPNLDGIGVIKQIREFGSFVPILVLTTESEQSKVDEGRKAGATGWLVKPFNPDTLMQTISKIF; via the coding sequence ATGCAAAAGAGGATTTTGGTTATAGATGACAATAGAGCTATTAGGCAGAGTGTTGCTTACATTTTAGAGCAGAATGGTTTTGGGGTGGCTGAAGCTCAGGATGGACTAGAGGGTGTATCTAAGTTTAAAGAAGCTGTTGGACAGAGTGATAAAGATTTTGATCTAATTATTACAGATATCAATATGCCTAATTTAGATGGAATAGGGGTTATTAAACAGATAAGGGAGTTTGGAAGTTTTGTTCCAATACTTGTTTTAACTACTGAGTCTGAACAATCAAAAGTTGATGAGGGACGTAAAGCAGGGGCTACTGGTTGGCTTGTTAAACCTTTCAATCCCGATACTCTTATGCAAACAATATCAAAAATATTTTAA
- a CDS encoding Sapep family Mn(2+)-dependent dipeptidase produces MDFKLERQFYCHLGELIKFNSVNASASKNRPFGEQIDLCLDKVLEIAKDIGFKVYRDRDGYYGFSDIGQGDELIGILTHIDIVDAGNVSNWHSNPFELSFRDGKVYARGVLDDKGPLMAVLYAFKLLILEEIFFKKRFRVIFGTDEEVAWRCIEHYKIREEIPDFAFTPDGDFPIVNAEKGLLQFDVISDERFFMNFELGTGYNVIPGECSFQLGDFNKDDFRILLDSFDGKVRYKFFDNNVLIHGTSAHASLPELGINVAPYALSIIKSLGVKADFINFFEDKIGFTINGEKLFGKILEDAKSGQLTLCLTKVKLSKTSNQILSFDMRYPVSYRREELVDLIKQTLNVYSLNYHEVSFLEPLYVDSDSKFIQSLLEVYKNFTGEIDVRPIAIGGATYSRALKNCVAFGPLFKGSDNTAHKTDEYIDEVELKKLVLIYKDAIKKLNT; encoded by the coding sequence ATGGATTTTAAGTTAGAAAGGCAATTTTATTGTCATTTAGGAGAATTAATAAAGTTTAATAGCGTTAACGCTTCTGCTTCAAAAAATAGACCTTTTGGAGAACAGATTGATTTATGTTTAGATAAGGTTTTAGAAATAGCTAAAGATATTGGTTTTAAAGTTTATAGAGATCGGGATGGATATTATGGTTTTTCTGATATAGGACAGGGTGATGAACTTATAGGTATTTTGACCCACATTGATATTGTTGACGCTGGGAATGTGTCTAATTGGCATTCAAATCCTTTTGAGCTTAGTTTTAGAGATGGTAAAGTATATGCAAGAGGTGTTCTAGATGATAAGGGCCCTTTGATGGCCGTTCTTTATGCCTTTAAATTATTAATTTTAGAGGAAATTTTTTTTAAGAAAAGATTTAGAGTAATTTTTGGAACAGATGAAGAGGTGGCATGGCGTTGTATTGAACACTATAAGATTAGGGAAGAGATTCCTGATTTTGCTTTTACACCTGATGGTGATTTTCCTATTGTTAATGCTGAGAAAGGGTTATTACAATTTGATGTTATTAGTGATGAGAGATTTTTTATGAATTTTGAGCTTGGTACTGGATATAATGTGATTCCTGGCGAATGTTCTTTTCAGCTTGGAGATTTTAATAAAGATGATTTTAGAATTCTGCTTGATAGTTTTGATGGTAAGGTTAGGTATAAGTTTTTTGATAACAATGTCTTAATTCATGGAACTTCTGCTCATGCTTCATTACCTGAACTTGGTATTAATGTTGCTCCTTATGCACTAAGTATTATTAAGTCTTTAGGTGTAAAAGCTGATTTTATTAACTTTTTTGAAGACAAAATTGGTTTTACTATTAATGGCGAGAAATTATTTGGTAAAATCTTAGAGGATGCAAAGTCTGGACAGCTTACTCTTTGCTTAACAAAAGTTAAGTTATCTAAGACTTCTAATCAAATCTTATCTTTTGATATGAGGTATCCTGTAAGTTATAGACGAGAAGAATTAGTGGATTTGATAAAGCAAACTTTAAATGTATATTCTTTAAATTATCATGAAGTTTCTTTTCTTGAGCCTCTTTATGTCGATTCTGATTCAAAGTTTATTCAATCTTTGCTTGAAGTTTATAAAAATTTTACAGGTGAGATTGATGTTCGTCCTATTGCCATTGGCGGTGCAACTTATTCAAGAGCTTTAAAAAATTGTGTTGCTTTTGGGCCATTATTTAAAGGGTCGGATAATACAGCTCATAAAACCGATGAATATATTGATGAGGTTGAACTTAAGAAGCTTGTTTTAATTTATAAGGATGCTATTAAGAAACTTAATACTTAA
- the pyrH gene encoding UMP kinase yields MLKIISLGGGIINPDKINIEYIKNFKNLIFKWIQEDDRRKIILITGGGKIAREYQDAYKQINPRFKNYELDEIGIMATKLNAKLISKTMQPLCIDNIVSNPTEDFHFKGQILVASGWKSGFSTDYITIKFAEKFKSDEIINLTNVNQIYNKDPKKFDDAKGFKHITWHELQDIVGKNWEPGSNLPFDPIATKLALKLGLKAYVLNGNDLQNLKKVFDKNDDFLGTIIVK; encoded by the coding sequence ATGCTAAAAATAATTAGCCTTGGAGGCGGAATAATAAATCCTGATAAAATCAACATAGAATACATAAAAAATTTCAAAAATCTTATTTTCAAATGGATACAAGAAGATGATAGAAGAAAAATTATCTTAATTACAGGAGGAGGAAAAATAGCACGGGAATATCAAGATGCTTATAAACAAATTAATCCTAGGTTTAAAAACTATGAACTTGATGAAATTGGAATAATGGCAACCAAACTAAATGCCAAACTCATAAGCAAAACAATGCAACCACTCTGCATTGACAATATTGTAAGCAATCCAACTGAAGATTTCCATTTTAAAGGACAAATATTAGTTGCATCAGGATGGAAATCAGGATTTTCAACAGATTATATCACTATAAAATTTGCCGAAAAGTTTAAATCAGATGAAATAATTAATTTAACCAATGTAAATCAAATTTACAATAAAGATCCAAAAAAATTTGACGATGCAAAAGGATTCAAGCACATTACTTGGCATGAATTACAAGATATTGTTGGAAAAAACTGGGAACCTGGTTCAAATTTGCCGTTTGACCCAATAGCAACAAAACTAGCACTAAAGCTTGGTCTTAAGGCTTACGTATTAAATGGAAATGATCTTCAAAATTTAAAGAAAGTTTTTGATAAAAATGATGACTTTTTAGGAACTATTATAGTAAAATAA